One Gemmatimonadaceae bacterium genomic window carries:
- a CDS encoding amidohydrolase family protein, with product MRQRLVLPVLLAASTTLVLSVSASRATAQRSGTALAATVRGPAPAHGVRPKRLVIRGAMLIEGNGTPAEGPKDIVIEGNQITQIVALDPVALRDGTARRPPVGDAEIDGTGKYVMPGLINIHGHVQDERGGIPQPLDYQFKLWLGMGITTVRDVSSETAKTIQLRAKSLAGEIAAPRLYVYARYAYMPIPRNEAEARQRVRDLKQQGADGLKLFGMDKDIYPAVLDEARKLGLGTAHHMAVDETNAWDAAAGGLTSIEHWYGVPDAAIIDGAQHFPSTFNYADEGMRFRWAGRLWREADAARLQDVLKAMVKGNVAWNPTLEIYEASRDLQRAETQPWFAEYLHPTLEKYFRPDPSNHGSYFANWSSTDEAFWKENYRIWFQAVRDFERLGGTIGVGEDAGFIYQVYGFGLIRELELQQEAGFQPIKVLQHATANNAKILKEESRLGRVRPGFLADLVVVNGNPLEDLKAFYPPRADAAAGAGGGVAWTIKDGIPYDAPRLLREAREMVARAKRSATN from the coding sequence ATGCGCCAGCGTCTCGTGTTGCCCGTTCTGCTTGCCGCGTCGACCACGTTGGTGTTGTCCGTGAGCGCGTCGCGCGCGACGGCGCAGCGGTCGGGGACTGCCCTGGCGGCCACCGTGCGCGGGCCGGCGCCCGCACACGGCGTGCGACCCAAGCGCCTGGTCATTCGTGGCGCCATGCTGATTGAGGGCAACGGGACGCCGGCAGAAGGCCCCAAGGACATCGTGATTGAGGGTAACCAGATCACGCAGATCGTCGCACTCGACCCGGTGGCGCTCCGGGACGGCACGGCACGACGCCCGCCGGTTGGTGACGCGGAAATCGACGGGACCGGCAAGTACGTGATGCCGGGGCTGATCAACATCCATGGGCATGTGCAGGATGAGCGTGGCGGTATCCCGCAGCCGCTGGACTATCAGTTCAAGTTGTGGTTGGGCATGGGCATCACCACGGTGCGCGATGTGTCGAGTGAAACGGCGAAAACAATTCAACTGCGCGCGAAGAGCCTGGCGGGGGAGATCGCCGCCCCCAGACTGTATGTCTATGCCCGCTATGCCTACATGCCCATTCCGCGGAATGAGGCGGAGGCGCGGCAGCGCGTGCGCGATCTGAAGCAGCAGGGCGCGGACGGACTCAAGCTGTTCGGGATGGACAAGGACATCTATCCGGCCGTTCTCGATGAGGCTCGAAAGCTCGGACTTGGCACGGCGCACCACATGGCCGTTGATGAGACAAACGCCTGGGACGCGGCCGCGGGCGGGCTCACCAGCATTGAGCATTGGTACGGCGTACCGGATGCAGCCATCATCGATGGTGCACAGCATTTCCCTTCGACCTTCAACTACGCGGATGAAGGAATGCGCTTCCGCTGGGCGGGTCGTCTCTGGCGCGAAGCCGACGCGGCGCGCCTGCAGGACGTGCTCAAGGCCATGGTGAAGGGCAACGTTGCATGGAATCCGACGCTGGAGATCTACGAGGCCAGCCGCGACCTGCAACGGGCCGAGACGCAACCGTGGTTCGCCGAGTATCTGCATCCCACGCTGGAAAAATACTTTCGTCCCGACCCGTCCAATCACGGCTCCTATTTCGCCAACTGGAGCAGCACCGACGAGGCGTTCTGGAAGGAGAACTACCGCATCTGGTTTCAAGCGGTGCGTGATTTCGAACGGCTCGGTGGGACCATCGGAGTCGGCGAGGATGCCGGATTCATTTATCAGGTGTACGGATTCGGCCTGATTCGTGAACTCGAACTGCAGCAGGAAGCCGGATTCCAACCGATCAAGGTGTTGCAGCATGCCACGGCCAACAACGCGAAGATCCTCAAGGAAGAGTCGCGTCTTGGACGAGTGCGTCCGGGATTTCTGGCGGATCTGGTGGTGGTCAACGGGAATCCACTGGAGGACCTGAAGGCATTCTATCCACCGCGTGCGGATGCCGCCGCCGGGGCAGGTGGTGGCGTCGCGTGGACGATCAAGGACGGTATCCCGTATGACGCGCCGAGATTGTTGCGGGAAGCCCGGGAGATGGTCGCGAGAGCCAAACGCTCCGCCACGAATTGA
- the guaA gene encoding glutamine-hydrolyzing GMP synthase yields MGSRILILDCGSQFTQLIARRVREARVYSEIHAPTRSLEWIRDWQPDGIILSGGPSSVTDAGAPTIPRELLEIAPVLGVCYGMHLIAHIEGGVVVGGGRREYGRADVTVTEAAGMFDGFAVDERTTVWMSHGDHVETLPTGYVTTARSSNNAIAAFRHESKPIHAVQFHSEVAHTVRGAEIIENFLFGVCRCTADWTPGHFIDLEVARIRELVGDQQVICGLSGGVDSSVAAALVHKAIGDQLTCIFVDTGLLRLHEREQVERTMRAHLGIKLITVRAEDRFLSALAGVGDPERKRKIIGHAFIDVFEDASTEAGKDAAFLVQGTLYPDVIESVSATGGPSATIKTHHNVGGLKPDMKFGLIEPLRELFKDEVRNVGRELGLPEEMVGRHPFPGPGLAIRVLGEVTPHALDILRRSDAIYLEEIRAAGLYPDIWQAFAVFLPVRSVGVMGDGRTYEHVIALRAVTSTDGMTADWYPFPHEVLGRISNRIINEVDGVNRVVYDISSKPPATIEWE; encoded by the coding sequence ATGGGTAGCCGCATCCTGATCCTTGATTGTGGATCCCAGTTCACGCAGCTCATTGCCCGCCGGGTGCGCGAGGCCCGCGTGTATTCGGAGATCCACGCGCCGACCCGATCACTCGAGTGGATTCGCGACTGGCAGCCGGACGGCATCATCCTCTCGGGCGGCCCCAGTTCCGTGACCGACGCGGGAGCGCCCACCATCCCGCGCGAATTGCTCGAGATCGCGCCGGTCCTCGGCGTGTGTTATGGCATGCACTTGATCGCCCACATTGAAGGGGGGGTGGTGGTGGGCGGCGGGCGGCGCGAGTATGGTCGCGCCGACGTGACGGTGACGGAAGCCGCCGGCATGTTCGACGGCTTTGCGGTTGACGAACGCACCACCGTGTGGATGAGCCACGGTGATCACGTGGAGACATTACCGACAGGGTACGTCACGACGGCGCGCAGCAGCAACAACGCGATCGCCGCCTTCCGACACGAGTCCAAGCCGATTCACGCTGTGCAGTTCCATTCGGAGGTCGCGCATACGGTGCGTGGTGCCGAGATCATCGAGAACTTCCTGTTCGGCGTCTGCCGCTGCACCGCCGATTGGACACCGGGACACTTCATCGATCTTGAGGTGGCGCGCATCCGGGAACTGGTCGGTGATCAGCAGGTGATCTGCGGGCTGTCCGGGGGGGTCGATTCGAGTGTGGCCGCCGCGCTGGTACACAAGGCCATTGGCGATCAGCTGACGTGCATCTTCGTCGACACCGGCTTGCTGCGACTGCACGAACGCGAACAGGTGGAGCGCACGATGCGCGCGCATCTGGGGATCAAGCTCATTACCGTGCGGGCGGAGGACCGGTTTCTCTCCGCACTCGCCGGTGTCGGTGATCCGGAACGCAAACGGAAAATCATCGGGCACGCCTTCATCGATGTCTTTGAAGACGCCTCCACTGAGGCGGGCAAGGATGCCGCCTTCCTGGTGCAAGGCACGCTGTATCCTGATGTCATCGAGTCCGTGAGCGCGACCGGCGGTCCGTCGGCGACCATCAAGACGCACCACAATGTGGGAGGGCTCAAGCCGGACATGAAATTCGGCCTGATTGAGCCATTGCGCGAATTGTTCAAGGACGAGGTGCGCAATGTCGGTCGGGAACTCGGATTGCCTGAAGAGATGGTGGGACGCCACCCATTCCCCGGCCCGGGCCTGGCCATTCGGGTACTGGGCGAAGTCACGCCCCACGCGCTTGACATCCTGCGTCGCTCGGATGCCATCTATCTTGAGGAGATTCGCGCGGCCGGCCTGTATCCGGATATCTGGCAGGCGTTTGCCGTGTTCCTCCCGGTTCGCAGTGTGGGCGTCATGGGCGACGGGCGGACCTACGAGCATGTCATCGCCTTGCGCGCCGTGACGAGTACCGACGGCATGACGGCGGACTGGTACCCCTTCCCGCATGAGGTCCTTGGGCGCATCTCCAATCGGATCATCAACGAAGTCGATGGTGTGAATCGCGTCGTCTACGACATCAGTTCAAAGCCACCTGCCACCATCGAGTGGGAGTAA
- a CDS encoding metallophosphoesterase: MRIGLFSDTHDRVPAIEALLDQMIAGGVSLVMHAGDFCSPFSLRPFNDRSMPLLGVFGRNDGDRDALQAVAKMGFGAAELFESPHSFDLGGKSVLLIHDIADVHQRSIDGHEVIVHGFTHVSEMKARGDSLLVNPGEGCGWLHGAPSGAILDLDTMSVEFLKLTGPEWKF; encoded by the coding sequence ATGCGCATCGGCCTGTTTTCTGACACCCATGATCGCGTACCGGCGATCGAAGCGTTGCTCGACCAGATGATTGCCGGCGGTGTGTCGCTGGTGATGCACGCCGGCGACTTCTGCTCGCCCTTCTCGCTGCGACCATTCAACGACCGATCCATGCCCTTGCTGGGCGTGTTCGGTCGCAATGACGGTGATCGTGATGCGTTGCAGGCGGTGGCCAAGATGGGCTTTGGTGCCGCCGAACTGTTCGAGTCGCCGCACAGTTTCGATCTCGGCGGCAAATCCGTGTTGCTCATCCATGACATTGCCGATGTGCATCAACGGTCCATTGACGGGCACGAAGTGATTGTGCACGGGTTCACGCACGTGTCGGAGATGAAGGCGCGCGGGGATTCCCTGCTGGTCAATCCCGGCGAAGGGTGCGGGTGGCTGCACGGGGCGCCGTCGGGCGCCATTCTCGACCTGGACACGATGTCGGTCGAGTTCCTCAAACTTACGGGTCCGGAGTGGAAGTTCTGA
- the lysA gene encoding diaminopimelate decarboxylase → MTAPLTDSSPDAFSREGQVLCAEQVPLPTIAEAVGTPCYVYAANTIRARYRRLANAFRDVPHHIHFAMKANSSQAILRLLRELGAGVDIVSGGELYRARAAGFDGGDIVFSGVGKTVAEIEQALDLGVRLINVESEAELVTMNAVAAARGVVASIAIRVNPEVTVDTPHAYIRTGEKGQKFGIPRDDVERIALHAKELRHVALLGLGMHLGSQIANAEPMREAIPRLLEVVNRVRSQGHPLAFLDVGGGLAVPYAMEEPSPDVEGYAALIIAATRHTGLQLLLEPGRFIVAESGVLLTRVLYRKHAAGKDFVVTDAGMNDLLRPSLYQAFHAIEAVVDTAARVTADVVGPICESGDFFAKDRVVPDVQAGDLLAVRTAGAYGYSMASTYNSRPRPAEVLVDGSQFAVITDRECHDDLVRLERAHLQWRSA, encoded by the coding sequence ATGACGGCCCCGTTGACAGACTCGTCGCCGGATGCATTCTCCCGCGAGGGGCAGGTGTTGTGTGCGGAGCAGGTCCCGTTGCCGACCATCGCGGAGGCGGTGGGGACTCCGTGCTACGTATACGCCGCCAATACGATTCGCGCGCGGTATCGCCGACTCGCGAACGCGTTTCGTGACGTGCCACATCACATCCACTTCGCGATGAAGGCCAACTCCAGCCAGGCCATCCTGCGCCTGTTGCGCGAGCTGGGCGCCGGCGTGGACATCGTGTCGGGCGGGGAGCTGTATCGTGCACGAGCCGCCGGATTCGACGGCGGCGATATCGTCTTCAGCGGCGTCGGCAAGACCGTGGCGGAGATCGAGCAGGCGTTGGACCTGGGGGTGCGGTTGATCAACGTCGAATCGGAAGCGGAGCTGGTGACGATGAATGCCGTCGCTGCGGCTCGCGGCGTGGTGGCCTCGATCGCGATTCGCGTCAATCCCGAGGTTACGGTTGACACCCCGCATGCCTATATCCGGACGGGCGAAAAGGGGCAGAAGTTCGGCATCCCGCGCGACGATGTCGAACGGATCGCCCTGCATGCCAAGGAACTCCGGCACGTTGCGCTCCTCGGTCTCGGGATGCACCTGGGTTCGCAGATTGCCAACGCGGAACCCATGCGAGAAGCCATTCCGCGACTGCTCGAGGTGGTGAATCGCGTACGGTCGCAAGGGCACCCGCTCGCGTTTCTTGACGTCGGCGGTGGTCTGGCGGTGCCATACGCCATGGAGGAGCCCTCTCCGGATGTCGAAGGCTATGCGGCGCTGATCATTGCGGCAACGCGCCACACGGGGTTGCAGCTGTTGTTGGAACCCGGCCGGTTCATTGTGGCGGAGTCGGGGGTGTTGTTGACCCGGGTTTTATATCGCAAGCACGCGGCCGGAAAGGACTTTGTCGTGACCGATGCGGGCATGAACGACCTCCTGCGACCGTCGCTGTATCAGGCCTTTCATGCCATCGAGGCGGTGGTGGACACGGCCGCACGGGTGACGGCCGATGTGGTGGGACCGATCTGCGAATCGGGCGATTTCTTTGCCAAGGATCGCGTGGTGCCGGATGTGCAGGCCGGTGATCTGCTGGCGGTGCGCACAGCCGGCGCCTACGGCTACTCGATGGCCTCGACCTACAACTCACGCCCGCGCCCTGCCGAGGTGCTGGTCGACGGATCGCAGTTTGCCGTCATCACGGACCGTGAGTGTCATGACGACCTGGTGCGGCTCGAACGAGCGCACCTCCAATGGAGGAGTGCCTGA
- a CDS encoding proline--tRNA ligase has product MSDDKKLTSRADNFSEWYNELVLRSELADYSPVRGCMVIRPHGYGIWERMQRALDDMFKETGHVNAYFPLFIPESFLSKEAEHVEGFAPECAVVTMGGGKQLEERLVVRPTSETIIYSMFAKWVQSYRDLPLLYNQWANVVRWEMRTRLFLRTMEFLWQEGHTAYTTHEEAEEEMCRMLGVYREFMEGHMAMPVITGLKTDSERFAGALRTYSCEAMMQDNRALQAGTSHNLGQNFAKAFDLSFQNEQGEQAFAWNTSWGVSTRMIGGLVMTHGDDAGLRLPPRLTPIQVVIVPIWKTDDERDATIAKARQLAEELGSFKRPDHERIRVHVDDRVGIKPGAKYYHWELRGIPLRLEIGPRDLASASGMLARRDTREKRPMPFDQLKSELPVLLEQIQSDMLAAARARLEANSIRERISYDRFKEIMSGPGAFVYAGWNGDPAVEARVKEETKATIRCIPDAEFRSPTPPVTCMVTGEPAKHEVIWARAY; this is encoded by the coding sequence ATGAGTGATGACAAGAAGTTGACATCTCGCGCTGACAATTTCAGCGAGTGGTACAACGAGTTGGTCCTGCGCTCGGAACTGGCCGACTATTCACCCGTGCGCGGCTGCATGGTGATCCGTCCGCACGGCTACGGCATCTGGGAGCGGATGCAGCGCGCGCTCGACGACATGTTCAAGGAGACGGGGCACGTCAACGCGTACTTCCCGTTGTTCATTCCGGAGAGCTTCCTATCGAAGGAGGCCGAGCACGTCGAGGGGTTTGCGCCCGAGTGCGCCGTCGTCACCATGGGCGGGGGCAAGCAACTGGAGGAGCGTCTAGTCGTGCGCCCGACGTCGGAGACCATCATCTACTCGATGTTCGCCAAGTGGGTGCAGAGCTATCGGGATCTCCCGTTACTGTACAACCAGTGGGCGAACGTCGTGCGCTGGGAGATGCGCACGCGCCTCTTCCTGCGCACGATGGAATTCCTCTGGCAGGAAGGCCATACCGCGTACACGACGCACGAGGAGGCCGAAGAGGAGATGTGCCGGATGCTTGGCGTGTACCGCGAGTTCATGGAAGGGCACATGGCCATGCCGGTCATCACGGGCTTGAAGACCGATAGCGAGCGTTTCGCCGGCGCTCTGCGCACCTATTCCTGTGAAGCGATGATGCAGGATAACCGCGCGCTGCAGGCGGGCACCTCGCACAACCTCGGCCAGAACTTCGCAAAGGCGTTCGACTTGTCATTCCAGAACGAACAGGGGGAACAGGCGTTTGCCTGGAACACGAGTTGGGGGGTGTCCACGCGAATGATCGGCGGACTGGTGATGACGCACGGCGACGACGCGGGGTTGCGATTGCCGCCGCGACTGACGCCGATTCAGGTGGTGATTGTGCCCATCTGGAAGACCGATGACGAGCGCGACGCCACGATTGCGAAGGCGAGGCAGCTCGCGGAGGAGTTGGGCAGCTTCAAGCGCCCGGATCACGAGCGCATCCGCGTGCACGTCGACGATCGCGTTGGCATCAAGCCGGGGGCCAAGTACTACCACTGGGAGCTGCGCGGCATTCCGCTGCGACTGGAGATCGGTCCACGCGATCTGGCGTCGGCCAGCGGGATGTTGGCGCGTCGCGACACCCGTGAAAAGCGTCCGATGCCGTTTGATCAGCTGAAGTCGGAACTGCCGGTGCTGCTGGAACAGATCCAGTCGGATATGCTGGCGGCCGCGCGTGCACGACTGGAAGCCAACAGCATTCGCGAGCGCATCTCCTATGACCGGTTCAAGGAGATCATGAGCGGGCCGGGAGCGTTTGTGTACGCGGGTTGGAACGGTGATCCCGCCGTGGAGGCCCGCGTGAAGGAAGAGACGAAGGCCACGATTCGATGCATTCCGGATGCCGAGTTCCGGTCCCCGACTCCGCCCGTGACCTGCATGGTGACGGGCGAACCGGCGAAACACGAGGTCATCTGGGCTCGCGCCTACTGA